The Raphanus sativus cultivar WK10039 unplaced genomic scaffold, ASM80110v3 Scaffold0430, whole genome shotgun sequence genome includes a window with the following:
- the LOC108822006 gene encoding transmembrane emp24 domain-containing protein p24delta5-like: MAIRGIFAISTAVLLLFLLTINHGEAIWLTIPATGGTKCVSEEIQSNVVVLADYYVVDEQNPGNTPAVSAKVTSPYGNDLHHQENVTHGQFAFTTQETGNYLACFSVDSSHPLPNPLTLGIDWKTGIATKDWDSVAKKEKIEGVDLQLTRLEGLVQAIRENINYIKNREGEMREVSEATNARVAWFSIMSLGVCLSVAGVQIWYLKRYFYKKKLI, encoded by the exons ATGGCGATCAGAGGAATCTTTGCGATTTCAACGGCGGTGTTGCTGCTGTTTCTGCTGACGATTAATCACGGAGAAGCTATATGGCTGACGATTCCGGCAACGGGAGGGACAAAGTGCGTCTCAGAGGAGATACAGAGTAACGTCGTCGTTTTGGCTGATTACTACGTCGTCGATGAGCAGAACCCTGGAAACACGCCTGCTGTTTCTGCTAAG GTAACATCTCCATATGGGAACGATCTTCATCACCAAGAGAACGTAACGCATGGTCAGTTTGCGTTCACGACGCAAGAAACGGGAAACTACTTGGCTTGTTTCTCAGTTGATTCAAGTCATCCGCTACCTAATCCGTTGACACTTGGGATTGATTGGAAGACTGGTATCGCCACCAAAGATTGGGACTCTGTTGCTAAAAAGGAAAAGATCGAG GGTGTTGACCTTCAGTTAACAAGACTTGAGGGGTTAGTGCAGGCGATCCGTGAgaacattaattatataaagaaCAG GGAAGGGGAGATGCGAGAAGTGAGTGAAGCAACCAACGCAAGAGTGGCTTGGTTCAGTATAATGTCACTTGGGGTTTGCCTTTCCGTTGCGGGTGTACAGATATGGTACCTGAAGCGATATTTCTACAAGAAGAAACTTATCTAA